A section of the Actinomycetes bacterium genome encodes:
- a CDS encoding branched-chain amino acid ABC transporter substrate-binding protein, producing MKGRILRVVAVGAILALAASACSREKSAGTAGGGEKKTVKLGVIAPLTGPLSALGLGIKNGVDLAVKQANSKGTLKDYTIVLDAQDDTATAAVGANAANKLASDPLVAGIIGTLNSSVAQQVAPVLAKSSIAQISPANTNPTLTRGQDPLKNPKRVWPTYFRVCTTDSIQGPFAADYAYKQAGFKKVITVHDKKTYGQGLVAAFAEQFKKDGGQIASAKTINAGDRDFGQIAGEIAAAKPDFVYYGGEFPEAGPLSSQLHDRGFKGPLFGGDGIFDAGYIKGAGAKSTGDLATSVGAPTTKLDTAKQFVSDYQAGGYKENFSAYGAFAYDAANILIQAMSKGLEGASDVRSARPKIVEALGQTSNYQGAIGTTTFDEFGDTSNKVLTVYKVEGGDWKDVFSGSFGE from the coding sequence TTGAAGGGCAGAATTCTCCGAGTGGTGGCCGTCGGCGCCATCCTCGCCTTGGCGGCCAGCGCTTGCTCGCGCGAGAAGTCGGCTGGCACTGCCGGTGGCGGGGAGAAGAAGACAGTCAAGCTCGGCGTGATCGCGCCGCTCACCGGACCGCTGTCCGCACTCGGTCTCGGCATCAAGAACGGCGTCGACCTGGCCGTCAAGCAGGCCAACTCGAAGGGGACGCTCAAGGACTACACCATCGTCCTGGACGCCCAGGACGACACCGCGACCGCGGCCGTGGGCGCGAACGCGGCCAACAAGCTGGCCAGCGACCCGCTGGTAGCCGGGATCATCGGCACGCTGAACTCCTCGGTCGCCCAGCAGGTCGCGCCGGTGCTGGCCAAGTCAAGCATCGCCCAGATCTCGCCGGCCAACACCAACCCGACCTTGACCAGAGGCCAGGACCCGCTCAAGAACCCCAAGCGGGTCTGGCCGACCTACTTCCGGGTCTGCACCACCGACTCCATCCAGGGCCCGTTCGCGGCCGACTACGCCTACAAGCAGGCCGGCTTCAAGAAGGTCATCACCGTCCACGACAAGAAGACCTACGGCCAGGGCCTGGTGGCGGCCTTCGCGGAGCAGTTCAAGAAGGACGGCGGCCAGATCGCCTCCGCAAAGACGATCAACGCCGGCGACCGCGACTTCGGCCAGATCGCCGGTGAGATCGCCGCCGCCAAGCCCGACTTCGTCTACTACGGCGGCGAGTTCCCCGAGGCCGGCCCGCTCTCCTCCCAGCTCCACGACCGCGGCTTCAAGGGCCCGCTGTTCGGCGGGGACGGCATCTTCGACGCCGGCTACATCAAGGGCGCCGGCGCCAAGAGCACGGGCGACCTGGCCACCTCGGTGGGCGCGCCCACGACCAAGCTCGACACCGCCAAGCAGTTCGTGTCCGACTACCAGGCCGGCGGCTACAAGGAGAACTTCTCGGCCTACGGGGCGTTCGCCTACGACGCAGCCAACATCCTGATTCAGGCCATGTCCAAGGGGCTCGAGGGCGCGAGCGACGTCAGGTCGGCCCGGCCCAAGATCGTCGAGGCCCTCGGCCAGACCTCCAACTACCAGGGCGCCATCGGCACCACCACCTTCGACGAGTTCGGCGACACCTCCAACAAGGTGC